From a single Aquarana catesbeiana isolate 2022-GZ linkage group LG09, ASM4218655v1, whole genome shotgun sequence genomic region:
- the LOC141107132 gene encoding carbohydrate sulfotransferase 6-like → MSIRLIFFLSLLFFLLLFLYQFVHFSHISYISSSHNYQKRPVHVLILSSWRSGSSFLGQIFNHHQDVFYLFEPGRPVWMRFRRESVELLHYLVRDLFRSLFTCDVSPLKQYLPGGGQRISEMGFFAESRALCSPPSCFGYIPSEGFDRQKCLYRCKNTSLNRMAEACTTYSHVVMKTVRILDLSILLPLFRDPALDLRILHLVRDPRAVALSRKYFSLSFDNQIVLKKETQNNKNTANQVMAKICNAQVAINKLAKAAGHSLQGRYMLLRHEDLAMEPIKNVKEIYKFAGLKMSDNLNRWIYNITHSEDRKKGGFLSFSRHSSKVVQKWRTIMDFKRVKEIEQVCRDAMENFGYLPVKSLKEQKNMTVNLIL, encoded by the coding sequence ATGTCCATTCGCTtaattttctttctctccctcttgtTCTTCTTACTTCTCTTCCTTTACCAGTTTGTCCATTTCAGCCATATTTCCTATATCTCCTCTTCTCATAATTACCAGAAGAGGCCTGTGCACGTCCTCATATTATCTTCCTGGCGCTCTGGTTCTTCATTCCTTGGGCAGATCTTCAACCACCACCAAGATGTCTTCTACCTCTTTGAGCCTGGACGTCCCGTGTGGATGAGGTTTAGGAGAGAGAGTGTTGAGCTACTTCACTACCTGGTCAGGGATCTCTTCCGATCACTTTTTACTTGTGATGTGTCTCCACTGAAACAATACCTTCCTGGAGGTGGGCAGCGAATTTCTGAAATGGGTTTCTTTGCAGAGAGCCGTGCTTTGTGTTCTCCACCATCTTGCTTTGGTTACATCCCATCTGAAGGTTTTGATCGTCAGAAATGCTTGTACCGTTGTAAAAACACGTCGTTGAATAGAATGGCAGAGGCATGTACCACATACAGTCACGTAGTGATGAAAACAGTTCGCATCCTTGACTTGTCGATCCTGCTTCCACTTTTCCGAGACCCTGCTCTTGACCTACGGATTCTGCACCTTGTAAGAGATCCTCGAGCTGTTGCATTGTCAAGGAAATATTTTAGTCTCTCTTTTGATAACCAAATCGTACTTAAGAAGGAAACACAAAACAACAAGAATACTGCCAACCAGGTCATGGCAAAGATCTGCAATGCTCAGGTAGCCATAAACAAACTGGCCAAGGCAGCAGGACATTCACTGCAGGGGCGATACATGCTTTTACGTCATGAAGATCTGGCTATGGAGCCCATTAAAAATGTCAAAGAGATTTATAAATTTGCTGGTCTAAAAATGTCTGATAATCTGAACCGATGGATCTATAACATTACACACTCCGAGGATAGAAAGAAAGGTGGGTTCTTGTCATTTTCAAGGCACTCCTCAAAAGTTGTACAAAAGTGGAGAACGATAATGGACTTCAAAAGGGTGAAGGAGATTGAACAGGTTTGCAGAGACGCCATGGAAAATTTTGGTTATTTGCCAGTGAAATCCTTAAAGGAGCAAAAAAACATGACTGTCAATCTAATTTTATAG